The following DNA comes from Riemerella anatipestifer ATCC 11845 = DSM 15868.
TAATTTAGTTCTTAATCTTATAGCACATGAGATGCTACATGTAAGACAAAAGGCACAGGAAACATTGGTAGAGGATAAAAATGAAAGAGAGTTCCAAGCCTATTATGAAACTTTATTCCATAAAGTATTTCCTCAAATACCAGATGCACCAGACTTCAATAGAAAACAATTTGCTGATAAAGCACTAGAGTACTACCGAAGAATGGGAGAGGGCTCTGCTTTACAAGAAAAATATTATTCCCAAAAAGAAGAAGTAGAAGCGCTTAAAAGAGAGCTTTCCCAAGAAAATAAAGACCTTTAAGGGTATGCAGCCTATCGGCTATATGGATTTTGTCTGATAAAGGCTTATAGACATGAGAAACGCCGCCTGTAGCTATTACAAAGGCCTCTTCTCCTATTTCTCGGTTGATTCTTTCTATAAAACCTTCTACCATACCTAGATACCCATACACCATACCACTTTGCATACAACTCACAGTGTCTAATCCTAGAACGGATTTAGGTGCTTGTAGCTCTATTTCTAGGAGCTGTGCAGTATCTTGTATTAAACTTTTAAGAGAGGTAATAATTCCAGGAGCAATAATAGCCCCCAAAGTTTCGCCGCTGTGAGAAATACAACTAGCCGTGAGTGCAGTACCAAAATCAAAAATTATCTTTGATTTATTAGGATAGAGATGATGAGCCGCAACTAAATTTGCATAGATGTCGGTACCCATTTGTTTGGACTTTGGTTTAACTTCAGAGGGTGTATTCCTATCTACCAAAATAGGTTTTAGGTGGTGTATTTTTTCTAATGCTCTTACAATATCGTTGGTCATTTGTGGTACAACGGAGCCTATTATCAGTTGGTCTATTTCTTTGGGTTTGATGTCATAAGATTGATAATGCATCAGAAACTGAACAAAAAGTTCGTCTTTAGTTCGGTAGGGTTTAGTGTTAATAACCCACGAGAGGCTACATCCCTCATTATTAAATAACCCAAAACGGATATTGGTATTTCCTATGTTGACTACAATAGTTTTCATAATGATAATTATTTTTTAGCAGAGAAACTATTTTACTTCTAAAAAGTTATCTTCTGGATTTACATCTGCTAATCTTTGTGAAAAATCAATGCCTAGAACGGAAATTTGTTCTTTGTTAAAAGGTATTTCAAAAGTGTATTCTAAGGAAGTCCAATTCCAATAATCCAAAGTAGTGAAATTGCCTAAAAAGTCAGATTTTTTAGGTGTTCTCATCATATTTAATGGGATATGGTAAGAAGTTATTTTTTTATCTTTGGTAAGTACTCCAAAATCTATAGGCATAGGAACTCCGCCTTTGTTTACTAAAGTAATGGTAGTAGAGTTGGGGTTATACTTTACTTCTTTTATGGCGTAGTCTATGGTTTTGGTGGTGTTAATCCAGTAATGTTTAAACCATTTTAAATCCATACCAGATATTTTTTGAGCAATATGGAGAAAATCTCTATCAGTAGGGTGTTTTAGATGCCATTCATCATAGTATTTTAGTAGTGTGGTCTTCAAAAGGTCTTCTCCCATAATATACCCTAGCTGCACTAAGAAAAGCTCTCCTTTAGTATAGGAAGCTACGGAGTAGGCTGTGCCGTCGTCGTGATGGTCTGCAAACCAAACGGCAGGTTCTTCTTTTCCTGTTTTTACAAACTTTCTATAACCCTCTAAAGCACCTATAAAAGGGTTTGGCCAAGCCTCTTTAGGAGGGAAAAGCTGATACATAGCAAAGTCTTCGGCGTAAGAAGTAAAACCTTCGTCTAGCCAAGGTGTGGTACTTTCGTTAGTTGCTAACATCTGCTGATACCAGGAGTGTGCACCTTCGTGAGCCATTAGCCCAACTAGGCTTTCTAAACTTTTGGCTTCTCCAAGTATCATAGTACACATACCATATTCCATACCACCATCGCCACCTTGAACGAACGAATAGCTAGGATAAACATAGCGACCGAAGTTAGCATTCATAATTTGAAAGAACTTATTAACATAAGGTTTGGCTTGTTTCCAATACTCGGTTTTTTCATTTTTTTGATAAACGAAATAGACTTTCGGTCCATCAGGTACAATAAATTCCTCTACGGAATAGTCTGGGTCTGCCGCCCAAGCAAAGTCTAGAATATTTTTTGCTGTCCAATTCCAAGTCGCTTTACCATTGGCATCTGTTTTAGGTTTAGACTGCAAAGAGTAGCCTTTAACTTCGGTAGGGTTTGTAAGCGTTCCACCCGCACCTATAACATAGCTAGGGTCTATTTTGATATTGATGTTATAATCCGAAAAAGGAGCATGGAACTCTCTCCCTATATAATCAAAAGTTGCCCAGCCATCGTAGTCGTATTCTGCTAGTTTTGGGTACCATTGGGTCATGGTCATTTCTATGCCTTCTCGGTTTTGTCTTCCTGCTCTTCGGATTTGATAAGGGATATTGGCGTCCCAATCCATAGTGAAAGTTGTCGTAGAGTTTGGTTTTATAGGTTGATTAAGATAGACCTTCATAATGGTTCCTTGAACTTCAAACTGGAGCTCTTTACCATTTTGTTTAATCCAATTTATTTTTTGGTTGCCTTCTTTCCCTTCAGGAATAGAAGCTAATCTAGAAACTATTTTTCCTGCTTTATTTTTTTCTACTAGCCTTTTGTCAGCATTGTCGCCTTGGTTTCTTACTCTTTCATCCATCATAGAGTTTGGTTTAAAGGCATTCCAATAGAGATGAAAGTAAACTTCCTTTAGCTCATCAGGAGAATTGTTGGTATAAGTAACGGACTGCTTGCCGTGGTAAGTGTAGTTATTAACATCTACATCAATATCCATATTGTAGCTAGCGTGTTGTTGGTAGTATTTACCTTTTTGTGCATATCCCAACGAGGTTAAAAAAAGCGATAATGATAGAAAAAAATATTTTTTCATTTTTCTGATAATTTTTAGTCTTCAAATATAACAAAATCTCATTTATTCATTATTTGAATGGATTTCTGGTGAAAAAAGGTAACTTTGCAAGCGTAATAAAGACAACAAATATTAAATTATGGCTACAGAACAAGAGCTTTGGGGTAGGGTAGAACAGTTTTTTGTAGAGCATTTTCAGAGTGAAAGCAATCCGTCATTGGAAACAATATCGTTTCTTATAGGCGTACAGGAATTGGGTGGTGGAAAACAAAAATATACCAAAGATGACAAACTAAATCTTCTCCATATAGCGGTGTGTAGGTTATTAGAGCCGTTTGGTTATTATAAATTTAAAGAGTACGATGCGGAAGGCTGGCCTCACTACGAGGAATTAGAGCCTCTGCCTGAGCTAAAACCTAATGAGCAAAGTATTCTTATGAAAAAAGCAATTATACAATATTTTATAGATGAGGATTTGCTAGAACAAGAAAGTTAGAGGTGCGAAACTCATAATAATCTGTTAAAAAACTCGTTTTTAAGATAAAATTTCTAAAAAACGAGTTTTATTGTTTTTTTGTTGATAAGAAATATTTAATTTTAACATCTGAAAAATAACCTGAAAAGTGCGTAACAAATTTATTCCTATTATATCTATTTTGATGACGATTTCTCTATTGGTGTTCGTCAGTTTTCAATTTTATTGGCTTAAGGAATATTATAGCTCTATTGAAGAAGAATTCGCAGGCAAGGTTCAAAAAGTTTTGGAACGCTCCACGCAAGATATTTCTAATATTGAAATAGATAAATATCTAAAAGAATATGAAGGCTTCCAAGCTTCTATAAATGAGGATAAAAACAAACCTACTCTAAATATTATCAGGCAAGTACAAGATTCGGCAGATAAAAAACTTATTTCCTTTAGTAGAAGTATTATAGAACCTCAGAAAATACCAGTTTCCTCTAAAGGAGACACTTTGGAAAGGGTTAAAGTCTATGCTGATGAGGGTATTTATCGTTTGAAAGGAGCAGGGCGTACAACAGAATTGCTTACGGCACAACTGAGTAAAGATATCAATGATAATACTTTTACTTTCAGAGATTTTGCTAAACTAAATGCGAATAACTTGCCCATACACAAAAGAGTAAGTGGTAAGGAGATAGATTCAGTACTGTCTAAAGAGTTTCAAAAAATAGGTATTAGTGCTAAATTTGGTTATGGTGTGCTAGATAAAAATAAAAAACTAACCACTATTGCTGATGAGGTTTACCTTGAAAATCAATCTAAAGCTAATTATAGTTTTCCTCTTTTTACCGATAAAGAAGAGCAGCCTATTTACACCTTGTCGCTTGTTTTTCCAGATAAAAAATACTCTTTGTTAAGGGATAATTTGCCATTGCTTTTAGGAACTGTTTTTTCACTTTTAACTATTGTATTTATTTACATTATTTCTATCAATTATATGCTGAGACAGAAAAAAATAGCAGAAGTAAAAACAGACTTTCTTAATAATATGTCTCATGAGTTCAAAACGCCTTTAGCTACAATTTCGGTGGCTACGGATTCTTTGGCAAACGATAAAATAGCTAGTGATCCAATTAAAGTAAAATATTACTCTGGACTCATAAAGCAAGAAAATCTCCGAATGAAAAAACAGGTGGAGAATGTCCTCAATATGTCAAAGTTAGAGAGGAACGAAATGAAGCTTTTCTTGCGAGAAACCAATTTGAGGGAGTTGATAAGAAACATTGCTAATTCTGTTAGGCTTATTGTAAAC
Coding sequences within:
- a CDS encoding type III pantothenate kinase, whose protein sequence is MKTIVVNIGNTNIRFGLFNNEGCSLSWVINTKPYRTKDELFVQFLMHYQSYDIKPKEIDQLIIGSVVPQMTNDIVRALEKIHHLKPILVDRNTPSEVKPKSKQMGTDIYANLVAAHHLYPNKSKIIFDFGTALTASCISHSGETLGAIIAPGIITSLKSLIQDTAQLLEIELQAPKSVLGLDTVSCMQSGMVYGYLGMVEGFIERINREIGEEAFVIATGGVSHVYKPLSDKIHIADRLHTLKGLYFLGKALF
- a CDS encoding M1 family metallopeptidase encodes the protein MKKYFFLSLSLFLTSLGYAQKGKYYQQHASYNMDIDVDVNNYTYHGKQSVTYTNNSPDELKEVYFHLYWNAFKPNSMMDERVRNQGDNADKRLVEKNKAGKIVSRLASIPEGKEGNQKINWIKQNGKELQFEVQGTIMKVYLNQPIKPNSTTTFTMDWDANIPYQIRRAGRQNREGIEMTMTQWYPKLAEYDYDGWATFDYIGREFHAPFSDYNINIKIDPSYVIGAGGTLTNPTEVKGYSLQSKPKTDANGKATWNWTAKNILDFAWAADPDYSVEEFIVPDGPKVYFVYQKNEKTEYWKQAKPYVNKFFQIMNANFGRYVYPSYSFVQGGDGGMEYGMCTMILGEAKSLESLVGLMAHEGAHSWYQQMLATNESTTPWLDEGFTSYAEDFAMYQLFPPKEAWPNPFIGALEGYRKFVKTGKEEPAVWFADHHDDGTAYSVASYTKGELFLVQLGYIMGEDLLKTTLLKYYDEWHLKHPTDRDFLHIAQKISGMDLKWFKHYWINTTKTIDYAIKEVKYNPNSTTITLVNKGGVPMPIDFGVLTKDKKITSYHIPLNMMRTPKKSDFLGNFTTLDYWNWTSLEYTFEIPFNKEQISVLGIDFSQRLADVNPEDNFLEVK
- a CDS encoding sensor histidine kinase; this encodes MTISLLVFVSFQFYWLKEYYSSIEEEFAGKVQKVLERSTQDISNIEIDKYLKEYEGFQASINEDKNKPTLNIIRQVQDSADKKLISFSRSIIEPQKIPVSSKGDTLERVKVYADEGIYRLKGAGRTTELLTAQLSKDINDNTFTFRDFAKLNANNLPIHKRVSGKEIDSVLSKEFQKIGISAKFGYGVLDKNKKLTTIADEVYLENQSKANYSFPLFTDKEEQPIYTLSLVFPDKKYSLLRDNLPLLLGTVFSLLTIVFIYIISINYMLRQKKIAEVKTDFLNNMSHEFKTPLATISVATDSLANDKIASDPIKVKYYSGLIKQENLRMKKQVENVLNMSKLERNEMKLFLRETNLRELIRNIANSVRLIVNERGGRLTEDFKAERYNLKVDEFHLSNTLINLLDNANKYSPDKPEIKIATRNEGNYYVIEISDKGMGMEPQNKTKIFEKFFREETGNVHNVKGQGLGLSYVKKIIELHKGQISVETQKGKGSTFIVKLPMI